Proteins encoded in a region of the Equus asinus isolate D_3611 breed Donkey chromosome X, EquAss-T2T_v2, whole genome shotgun sequence genome:
- the GEMIN8 gene encoding gem-associated protein 8 isoform X1 yields the protein MEETEEIHQKPKSKSTTECVASHPLSQALTSGPSQQAVSSKAAEPWSAHPVYARYWQHYQQAMAWMHSHQNAYRKAVESYFSSPWYFPPAALSQSSHANEGGSPQSFYDHHSASQGSGCNYSHSRRSGQHPHDSTREDQTWSAEEEVETESDGGVECDVSNMEITEELRQYFAETERHREERRRQQQLEAARLADYVNADHDLYYNPRRSAEPPAERPGERRQAEMKRLYGDSAAKIQAMEAAVQLSFDKHCDRKQPKYWPVIPLKF from the exons ATGGAGGAGACCGAAGAAATACATCAGAAACCTAAAAGTAAAAGCACCACTGAGTGTGTTGCTAGCCATCCTTTGTCGCAGGCACTGACGAGTGGGCCAAGCCAGCAG GCAGTATCATCGAAAGCTGCTGAGCCTTGGTCTGCTCATCCAGTATATGCAAGATACTGGCAACATTATCAGCAAGCGATGGCTTGGATGCACAGCCACCAGAACGCCTATAGGAAAGCCGTAGAATCTTATTTCAGTTCCCCATGGTACTTCCCTCCCGCAGCTCTTTCCCAAAGCTCTCATGCTAACGAGGGTGGATCTCCTCAGTCCTTCTATGACCATCATTCAGCATCCCAGGGCTCCGGATGCAATTATTCACATTCTAGAAGGTCTGGGCAGCATCCGCATGACAGCACAAGAGAAGACCAAACTTGGTCcgcagaggaggaggtggagaccGAGTCAGATGGGGGTGTGGAATGTGACGTGAGCAACATGGAGATCACGGAGGAGCTCCGCCAGTACTTCGCAGAGACCGAGAGGCACAGGGAAGAGCGCC ggcggcagcagcagctggaggcaGCGCGCCTGGCCGATTACGTGAACGCCGACCACGACCTGTACTACAACCCGCGCCGCTCCGCGGAGCCCCCGGCCGAGAGGCCTGGCGAGCGGCGCCAGGCAGAGATGAAGCGGCTGTACGGGGACAGCGCCGCCAAGATCCAGGCCATGGAGGCGGCGGTGCAGCTGAGCTTTGACAAGCACTGTGACAGGAAGCAGCCCAAATACTGGCCTGTCATTCCGCTGAAGTTCTGA
- the GEMIN8 gene encoding gem-associated protein 8 isoform X3 — protein MAWMHSHQNAYRKAVESYFSSPWYFPPAALSQSSHANEGGSPQSFYDHHSASQGSGCNYSHSRRSGQHPHDSTREDQTWSAEEEVETESDGGVECDVSNMEITEELRQYFAETERHREERRRQQQLEAARLADYVNADHDLYYNPRRSAEPPAERPGERRQAEMKRLYGDSAAKIQAMEAAVQLSFDKHCDRKQPKYWPVIPLKF, from the exons ATGGCTTGGATGCACAGCCACCAGAACGCCTATAGGAAAGCCGTAGAATCTTATTTCAGTTCCCCATGGTACTTCCCTCCCGCAGCTCTTTCCCAAAGCTCTCATGCTAACGAGGGTGGATCTCCTCAGTCCTTCTATGACCATCATTCAGCATCCCAGGGCTCCGGATGCAATTATTCACATTCTAGAAGGTCTGGGCAGCATCCGCATGACAGCACAAGAGAAGACCAAACTTGGTCcgcagaggaggaggtggagaccGAGTCAGATGGGGGTGTGGAATGTGACGTGAGCAACATGGAGATCACGGAGGAGCTCCGCCAGTACTTCGCAGAGACCGAGAGGCACAGGGAAGAGCGCC ggcggcagcagcagctggaggcaGCGCGCCTGGCCGATTACGTGAACGCCGACCACGACCTGTACTACAACCCGCGCCGCTCCGCGGAGCCCCCGGCCGAGAGGCCTGGCGAGCGGCGCCAGGCAGAGATGAAGCGGCTGTACGGGGACAGCGCCGCCAAGATCCAGGCCATGGAGGCGGCGGTGCAGCTGAGCTTTGACAAGCACTGTGACAGGAAGCAGCCCAAATACTGGCCTGTCATTCCGCTGAAGTTCTGA
- the GEMIN8 gene encoding gem-associated protein 8 isoform X2, with protein MAAKAVSSKAAEPWSAHPVYARYWQHYQQAMAWMHSHQNAYRKAVESYFSSPWYFPPAALSQSSHANEGGSPQSFYDHHSASQGSGCNYSHSRRSGQHPHDSTREDQTWSAEEEVETESDGGVECDVSNMEITEELRQYFAETERHREERRRQQQLEAARLADYVNADHDLYYNPRRSAEPPAERPGERRQAEMKRLYGDSAAKIQAMEAAVQLSFDKHCDRKQPKYWPVIPLKF; from the exons ATGGCGGCAAag GCAGTATCATCGAAAGCTGCTGAGCCTTGGTCTGCTCATCCAGTATATGCAAGATACTGGCAACATTATCAGCAAGCGATGGCTTGGATGCACAGCCACCAGAACGCCTATAGGAAAGCCGTAGAATCTTATTTCAGTTCCCCATGGTACTTCCCTCCCGCAGCTCTTTCCCAAAGCTCTCATGCTAACGAGGGTGGATCTCCTCAGTCCTTCTATGACCATCATTCAGCATCCCAGGGCTCCGGATGCAATTATTCACATTCTAGAAGGTCTGGGCAGCATCCGCATGACAGCACAAGAGAAGACCAAACTTGGTCcgcagaggaggaggtggagaccGAGTCAGATGGGGGTGTGGAATGTGACGTGAGCAACATGGAGATCACGGAGGAGCTCCGCCAGTACTTCGCAGAGACCGAGAGGCACAGGGAAGAGCGCC ggcggcagcagcagctggaggcaGCGCGCCTGGCCGATTACGTGAACGCCGACCACGACCTGTACTACAACCCGCGCCGCTCCGCGGAGCCCCCGGCCGAGAGGCCTGGCGAGCGGCGCCAGGCAGAGATGAAGCGGCTGTACGGGGACAGCGCCGCCAAGATCCAGGCCATGGAGGCGGCGGTGCAGCTGAGCTTTGACAAGCACTGTGACAGGAAGCAGCCCAAATACTGGCCTGTCATTCCGCTGAAGTTCTGA